One Pedomonas mirosovicensis genomic region harbors:
- a CDS encoding COG4648 family protein, which yields MPEAGRLLAALLALTTLLFPVIVYFGLERLGPRVLGLILVAAFLARLVFLLKGKALQAGRSLGISAALAGIGLAGGAWVCEQADLFLFYPVLVNGMLLLMFAASLVKPPSVIERLARLREPDLPEAAVAYTRGVTKLWCGFFMINGGIALATAIKADMEIWTLYNGLISYVLMGALFGAEFLVRRKAQRRAAA from the coding sequence ATGCCTGAAGCCGGCCGCCTGCTGGCCGCTCTTCTCGCGCTGACAACGCTGCTCTTCCCGGTGATCGTCTACTTCGGGTTGGAGCGGCTGGGCCCGCGCGTGCTGGGTCTGATCCTGGTTGCGGCCTTTCTTGCGCGCCTTGTCTTTCTGTTGAAAGGCAAGGCATTGCAGGCGGGCCGGTCCCTTGGCATCAGCGCGGCGCTCGCCGGGATTGGGCTCGCCGGCGGGGCGTGGGTGTGCGAGCAGGCGGACTTGTTTTTGTTCTATCCGGTTCTCGTCAATGGAATGCTGTTGCTGATGTTTGCCGCCTCGCTCGTAAAACCACCCAGCGTCATCGAGCGGCTGGCCCGGCTGCGTGAGCCGGATCTGCCGGAGGCGGCGGTGGCCTACACGCGGGGTGTCACGAAACTCTGGTGCGGGTTTTTCATGATAAATGGCGGCATCGCGCTGGCAACGGCAATCAAGGCCGACATGGAAATCTGGACCCTGTATAACGGCCTGATCTCCTACGTGCTGATGGGGGCGCTGTTCGGGGCGGAATTTCTTGTGCGTCGGAAGGCGCAGAGGCGGGCCGCGGCATGA
- a CDS encoding acyl carrier protein, which translates to MKTKEEIFETLRGLLVEHFELDAEAIRLDARLYEDLEIDSIDAVDLLAELRSELGRRIDPQAFRQIRTVGDVVDTIDRLLNEPSHA; encoded by the coding sequence ATGAAAACCAAGGAAGAAATTTTCGAGACCCTGCGCGGCCTGCTGGTTGAGCATTTCGAGCTGGATGCCGAGGCCATTCGTCTTGATGCCCGCCTGTACGAGGATCTGGAAATCGACAGCATCGACGCGGTTGATCTGTTGGCAGAGCTGCGGAGCGAGCTGGGCCGGCGGATCGACCCGCAGGCCTTCCGGCAAATCCGCACAGTCGGCGACGTGGTGGACACTATCGACCGACTGCTGAACGAACCCAGCCATGCCTGA
- a CDS encoding phosphopantetheine-binding protein, translated as MMMQLEEEITDLIITTLDLEGVDPADIDPAAPLFGDGLGLDSIDALELGVALQKKYGLKIDGRSEDLRQHFHSVRSLAAFVASFTAA; from the coding sequence ATGATGATGCAACTTGAAGAAGAGATAACGGATTTGATCATCACGACGCTCGATCTGGAAGGGGTCGACCCGGCTGACATCGACCCCGCCGCGCCGCTGTTCGGCGATGGCCTTGGCCTGGATTCCATCGACGCGCTGGAGTTGGGCGTTGCTCTTCAGAAGAAATACGGTCTCAAGATCGACGGCCGCTCGGAAGACCTGCGCCAGCATTTCCACTCCGTCCGTAGCCTGGCCGCCTTCGTGGCGAGCTTTACCGCCGCTTGA
- a CDS encoding lysophospholipid acyltransferase family protein, whose amino-acid sequence MRRLDYLWRLIGTGTSFAVFGLGGMALGSLLFPLVHLVTPDRALAYRRCQRLVRLAFHLFIQVMAGLGVLTYSFEGAARLKGRKGALILANHPSLIDVVFIVSHLPQAVCVVKKSHWHNPFVMGIMRGAGYIPNDDPAQMIDDCVAALSQGENLVLFPEGTRTRPNQPMQLKAGAASIIAATGQPFVPVYISCSPTTLTKEEKWYEIPPRRPHFRLVVGEEVNPSPHMAEDAGRSINKRRVNRFLYQVLEEGLLQMKAG is encoded by the coding sequence ATGCGGCGGCTTGATTATCTGTGGCGGCTGATCGGCACTGGCACCAGCTTTGCCGTGTTCGGCCTGGGCGGCATGGCGCTCGGCTCCCTCCTGTTCCCGCTCGTGCATCTGGTCACGCCGGATCGAGCCCTGGCGTACCGGCGTTGCCAGCGGCTGGTGCGGCTGGCCTTCCACCTGTTCATCCAGGTAATGGCCGGCCTTGGAGTGCTGACCTATTCGTTCGAGGGGGCGGCGCGCCTGAAAGGGCGCAAGGGAGCGCTCATCCTTGCCAACCACCCCTCGCTCATCGACGTGGTGTTCATTGTCTCGCACCTGCCGCAGGCGGTGTGCGTGGTCAAGAAATCCCACTGGCACAACCCCTTCGTCATGGGGATCATGCGGGGGGCCGGCTACATTCCCAACGACGACCCCGCGCAGATGATAGACGATTGCGTGGCGGCCCTATCGCAGGGCGAGAATCTCGTGCTCTTCCCCGAGGGCACGCGCACGCGCCCCAACCAGCCCATGCAGCTGAAGGCGGGGGCTGCCTCCATCATCGCGGCGACCGGTCAGCCCTTCGTGCCCGTTTATATCAGCTGCTCGCCCACCACCCTTACCAAGGAAGAAAAGTGGTACGAGATTCCGCCCCGGCGGCCGCACTTCCGTTTGGTGGTGGGGGAGGAGGTCAACCCCTCGCCACATATGGCTGAGGACGCGGGCCGCAGTATCAACAAGCGGCGCGTAAACCGGTTTCTTTATCAGGTCCTCGAAGAAGGACTACTCCAAATGAAGGCAGGCTAA
- a CDS encoding beta-ketoacyl synthase chain length factor, with the protein MGCLVRGLSTEADWHAWADGRAALSGDAMPDVGFLPPLQRRRMSRLSRMALTVAHDCLEAATAQPALVFCTRYGEYERTYGLLQDLADGEALSPASFSVSVHNTAAGLCSIHEGLAGYSTAISAGRETLEHGFLDCATLLNTGEADEALLVFHDEPLPEVYGRPEPGFPGGLALALLLRRAGQGGDELALAWREKAGDEAQNLPEPEPCAITQAGNVLRLLTRRADRCGHEGDRLRWIWSYHAAA; encoded by the coding sequence ATGGGCTGCCTGGTCAGGGGGCTGTCGACGGAGGCAGATTGGCACGCGTGGGCCGATGGCCGCGCGGCGCTATCGGGCGATGCCATGCCTGATGTTGGCTTCCTGCCGCCCCTCCAGCGTCGGCGGATGAGCCGCCTATCGCGCATGGCGCTGACCGTGGCGCACGATTGCCTGGAGGCCGCAACGGCCCAGCCCGCGCTGGTGTTCTGCACCCGTTATGGCGAGTATGAGCGCACCTATGGCCTGCTGCAGGATCTGGCTGACGGGGAGGCGCTCTCGCCCGCATCGTTCAGCGTCTCGGTCCATAACACGGCAGCCGGGCTATGCTCGATCCACGAAGGGCTGGCCGGCTACTCCACCGCCATCTCGGCCGGGCGGGAGACGCTGGAGCACGGCTTCCTTGATTGCGCGACCCTCCTGAACACCGGGGAGGCGGACGAGGCACTGCTGGTGTTTCACGATGAACCGCTGCCGGAAGTCTATGGCCGCCCCGAACCTGGCTTTCCGGGCGGTCTGGCGCTGGCCCTGCTGCTGCGCCGCGCAGGGCAAGGCGGCGACGAACTGGCGCTGGCCTGGCGCGAAAAGGCCGGGGATGAGGCGCAGAACCTGCCGGAGCCCGAGCCATGCGCCATAACCCAGGCGGGGAACGTTCTTCGCCTGCTCACGCGCCGCGCCGACCGTTGCGGCCATGAGGGCGACCGGCTGCGCTGGATCTGGAGCTACCATGCGGCGGCTTGA
- a CDS encoding 3'-5' exonuclease, with protein MSVRILAIDFETADNGSDSACAVGLALIQDGRITEQSHHLIRPPRPNILYSDIHGIYWNDVANEPCFGELWPELEPIFTQADLFAAHSARFDRRILYGTCAAYGIFAPNKPWLCTVKLARAAWNIFPTKLPNVCEHFDIPLNHHDAMSDARACAEITLRAWHEGCDLSSGLLGTVQYAISRV; from the coding sequence ATGTCCGTTCGTATTCTCGCAATTGATTTCGAAACGGCCGATAATGGTTCCGATAGTGCCTGTGCCGTTGGCCTCGCGCTGATCCAGGACGGCCGCATCACCGAGCAGTCTCACCATCTGATCCGTCCGCCCCGGCCGAACATCCTCTACAGCGATATTCACGGCATCTACTGGAACGACGTGGCCAACGAGCCCTGCTTTGGCGAGCTGTGGCCCGAGCTGGAGCCTATTTTCACCCAGGCCGATCTCTTCGCCGCTCACAGCGCCCGCTTCGATCGGCGCATCCTCTACGGCACCTGCGCGGCCTATGGCATCTTTGCGCCGAACAAGCCGTGGCTGTGCACCGTGAAACTTGCCCGCGCGGCGTGGAACATTTTCCCGACCAAGCTGCCGAACGTGTGCGAGCACTTCGACATTCCGCTCAATCACCACGACGCCATGTCGGATGCCAGGGCCTGCGCCGAGATCACCCTGCGCGCCTGGCATGAGGGCTGCGACCTGTCCTCTGGTCTGCTGGGCACGGTGCAATACGCCATCAGCCGGGTCTGA
- a CDS encoding winged helix-turn-helix domain-containing protein yields MTAGSFFADERLTKVAGRADGPSQIMVGGWQADRASGELRRGAAVRRLEPKVMDLLFCLAAQPGEPVSRDALMAALWPNRIVGEDALARLVFKLRRALDDNPRAPRLIETLPKRGYRLRLIPEEQPAAGRRRWIGRCAAVAAAAAALVLGLGLRGPGNEASAALLARASDAYFQFTHADNEMAAALYRRVLAETPDDPRALAGLAGALVQRHVRWSGARPPKPGESALGQALADGRLSRPEARADLDRALALATRAAERAPRDAEALRTLGLVRSARGDFLAARQAYRRALAADPDAWGALINLADLEDLTGGGKAVALLERAYGAMSATYGRAPARVRPWQPQVGLEIARRHRSAGRIGQAADWYRRILADYPGFTPALAELARISS; encoded by the coding sequence ATGACGGCAGGCTCCTTTTTTGCTGACGAAAGGCTGACGAAGGTGGCGGGCAGGGCGGACGGGCCTTCCCAGATCATGGTCGGCGGCTGGCAGGCAGACCGGGCGAGCGGGGAGCTGCGCCGCGGCGCCGCGGTTCGGCGGCTTGAGCCGAAGGTCATGGATCTGCTTTTCTGCCTGGCCGCGCAGCCGGGCGAGCCGGTGTCGCGGGATGCGCTCATGGCCGCGCTATGGCCCAACCGGATCGTGGGTGAGGATGCGCTGGCACGGCTGGTGTTCAAGCTGCGGCGCGCGCTTGATGATAACCCGCGCGCGCCGCGTCTTATCGAAACTCTTCCGAAGCGTGGCTATCGCCTGCGCCTGATCCCTGAAGAACAACCGGCGGCAGGCCGCCGTCGCTGGATCGGGCGGTGCGCCGCCGTAGCAGCAGCGGCAGCAGCCCTTGTATTGGGCCTTGGCCTGCGCGGTCCAGGCAACGAGGCCAGCGCCGCGCTCCTGGCCCGCGCATCTGATGCTTACTTTCAGTTCACCCATGCGGACAATGAGATGGCGGCTGCCCTTTACCGCCGCGTCCTCGCCGAGACGCCGGATGACCCGCGGGCTCTTGCCGGCCTCGCGGGCGCGCTGGTCCAGCGCCATGTCCGCTGGTCTGGCGCCCGGCCGCCCAAACCGGGTGAGAGTGCCTTGGGGCAGGCTCTGGCGGATGGCCGGCTGAGCCGCCCCGAGGCGCGCGCTGATCTTGACCGGGCTCTGGCGCTTGCCACGCGGGCGGCCGAACGCGCGCCGCGCGATGCCGAAGCGCTGCGAACTCTTGGGCTCGTCCGGTCTGCCCGGGGAGACTTCCTGGCCGCACGCCAGGCCTATCGTCGGGCGCTTGCGGCAGACCCGGACGCCTGGGGCGCGCTTATCAATCTTGCGGATCTTGAGGATTTGACAGGAGGCGGGAAGGCGGTGGCGCTGCTGGAGCGCGCCTATGGCGCCATGTCGGCAACCTACGGGCGCGCGCCCGCGCGCGTGCGGCCGTGGCAGCCGCAGGTCGGCCTTGAGATCGCCCGCCGCCATCGCTCCGCTGGGCGTATCGGCCAAGCTGCCGACTGGTATCGGCGAATACTGGCGGATTACCCCGGCTTCACGCCGGCGCTCGCGGAGCTGGCGCGCATAAGCAGCTGA
- a CDS encoding S41 family peptidase, with the protein MHISRRSFTASLALTLALPARLRAFPSDLLSPDDLRADAQELYKRLQHAHFDLFAHRPRSEYDREYAHLVAGITRPLDRAAATQMFQRFTAFGRVAHARIDAVRTAYTAYLDGGGRVFPLSLRVIAGRAYVAYNASSLGEVRIGDEVLRICDQPAMELIDRLWREVSADTRYMFHSILEWDLRRLLWMAQGPLPEFPLCLRRDEGTPFTVRIPARTPAQMDAVPRPPALNLARKDRSYRMIGPDLAYLRPGPFYNAENPNALFDNRAFVALIDQAFESFLNAGARTLMIDLRDNPGGDNSFSDPMVAWFASQPFRFASAFRIKVSEEAIASNAARLANADNDPTGTSARLARAYETAQIGDVIDFPIPTISPRPGRRFAGQVHVLVNRHSYSNAVSVSALVQDLGFGVVIGEETSDLATTYGAMESFTLGRSRLEVGFPKAHIVRPSGNRSMRGVVPDIAIPTPIMEPPDDPVLQRAIALATVRAPG; encoded by the coding sequence ATGCACATCTCCAGACGCTCCTTCACGGCCAGCCTTGCGCTCACACTGGCGCTTCCGGCGCGGCTACGGGCATTCCCGTCCGATCTTCTCTCTCCGGACGATTTGCGCGCCGACGCGCAGGAACTCTACAAGCGCTTGCAGCACGCCCACTTTGACCTGTTCGCCCATCGCCCGCGCTCCGAGTATGATCGGGAATACGCGCATCTGGTCGCCGGAATAACCCGGCCGCTGGATCGGGCCGCGGCAACGCAGATGTTTCAGCGGTTCACGGCCTTTGGCCGGGTGGCTCATGCGCGGATTGATGCCGTTCGCACCGCCTATACGGCCTATCTTGACGGGGGCGGCCGTGTCTTCCCGCTTTCGCTCCGGGTTATCGCGGGGCGCGCTTACGTTGCTTACAATGCCAGTAGCCTTGGCGAGGTACGCATTGGCGACGAGGTTCTTCGCATTTGCGATCAGCCGGCGATGGAGTTGATCGACCGGCTGTGGCGCGAGGTCTCTGCCGACACCCGCTACATGTTCCACAGCATCCTCGAATGGGACCTTCGCCGCCTGCTCTGGATGGCCCAGGGTCCCTTGCCCGAATTTCCCCTCTGCCTGCGCCGCGACGAGGGAACACCCTTCACCGTCCGGATACCGGCACGCACCCCTGCCCAGATGGATGCCGTGCCGCGGCCGCCCGCGCTCAACCTTGCGCGCAAGGACCGCAGCTACCGCATGATCGGGCCTGACCTTGCCTATCTTCGCCCCGGCCCCTTCTATAACGCGGAGAATCCCAACGCACTTTTCGACAACCGCGCCTTCGTGGCGCTGATCGATCAAGCGTTCGAGAGCTTTCTGAATGCTGGCGCGCGCACGCTGATGATTGACCTGCGCGACAATCCGGGCGGGGATAATTCGTTCAGCGATCCCATGGTTGCCTGGTTCGCGTCACAGCCCTTTCGCTTTGCCAGCGCCTTCAGGATCAAGGTGAGCGAGGAAGCAATTGCTTCAAACGCCGCGCGTCTCGCCAATGCCGACAACGACCCGACCGGGACCTCCGCCCGCCTCGCCCGCGCTTACGAGACGGCGCAAATCGGTGACGTCATAGATTTTCCAATCCCGACGATCAGCCCGCGCCCCGGCAGGCGCTTTGCGGGCCAAGTTCATGTGCTGGTCAATCGCCACAGCTACTCCAATGCGGTTTCGGTGTCGGCGCTCGTTCAGGACCTCGGCTTTGGCGTCGTGATTGGCGAGGAGACGTCGGATCTCGCCACCACCTATGGCGCCATGGAAAGCTTTACCCTTGGGCGCAGCCGGCTGGAAGTTGGCTTTCCCAAGGCGCACATCGTCCGGCCAAGCGGCAACCGCTCGATGCGTGGCGTCGTGCCCGATATCGCTATTCCAACGCCGATCATGGAGCCCCCGGATGATCCGGTGCTGCAGCGGGCTATTGCCCTAGCCACTGTCCGTGCCCCAGGATGA
- a CDS encoding response regulator, translating to MTSANRIRLLTVDYHAVLRDGIAAIIAPEPDMVLVGEATNGAEAVEAFHNLRPDVTLMDLQMPIKGGIETIEEIRAVAPAARIVVLTTYEGDALAVRALKAGACAYLLKSSLRKELLNTIRIVHAGRRYVPAEIAQEIAVHAAEEPLTSRELSILQRVAEGKANKMIAWELSLSEDTVKAHLRNIYSKLDVNDRVQAVTTALRRGIISL from the coding sequence ATGACCAGCGCCAACCGCATCCGGTTGCTCACGGTCGACTATCACGCGGTCCTGCGTGACGGAATCGCCGCAATCATCGCGCCGGAGCCGGATATGGTGCTCGTCGGCGAGGCCACCAATGGCGCCGAGGCCGTGGAGGCATTCCACAATCTGCGCCCCGACGTCACGCTGATGGACCTTCAGATGCCGATAAAGGGCGGGATCGAGACAATCGAGGAAATCCGCGCTGTTGCGCCCGCCGCACGCATCGTGGTGCTCACCACCTATGAAGGCGATGCCCTGGCGGTGCGCGCCCTGAAGGCCGGGGCGTGCGCCTACCTGCTCAAGAGTTCGCTCCGAAAGGAGCTGCTGAATACAATCCGCATCGTGCATGCCGGCAGGCGCTATGTACCTGCGGAGATCGCGCAGGAGATCGCGGTCCACGCCGCCGAGGAACCGCTCACATCACGCGAGCTTTCCATCCTTCAGCGTGTGGCCGAGGGCAAGGCGAACAAGATGATCGCCTGGGAGCTGTCGCTCTCCGAGGATACGGTGAAGGCCCACCTGCGAAACATCTACTCGAAGTTGGATGTAAACGACCGCGTGCAGGCGGTGACGACAGCTTTGCGGCGGGGGATCATCTCTCTCTAA
- a CDS encoding ATP-binding protein, whose protein sequence is MHFIHQGRSDIFFGGPFGIGRVRSGKLEIAEADRFPWLVDPYAMVETPEGQTWILGLAGIVGIATADLDRAFRDPQARPRATVLSFDDGLPNLRSVLRRAVARGGDGRLWFATLGGVVWVDPARLYPNAAPPPVHIGSLVANGMRYRDPVRAVLPQGTSSLAIHYAGLSLTMPHRVRFRYMLEGVDKDWVDAGTRREAFFANLSPGTYRFRVIAANSDGVWNQNGATLEFTILPTFLQTIWFKLLIALAVAALATLAYRFRMRQVMARMQNRFDIRIAERERIARELHDTLLQGIQGLMLRFQAAANRVSAPEVRETLDDALERADAVLVEGRARVRDLRSTSESGELAQQLLDLAGRLIEGEPLRADLAVEGEQRPLHPLVQEEAQRIAEEAIRNVVSHAGATKLDILLTYGRSAFVLRVRDDGVGIPEAILFAGARTGHFGLVGMTERARQIGGQLHITGSDGAGTEVALVVPARAAYSDHHLNLLKWPPLGRLRGRAQ, encoded by the coding sequence ATGCATTTTATCCATCAGGGCCGCAGCGACATTTTCTTTGGTGGCCCGTTTGGCATTGGCCGGGTCCGCTCCGGAAAGCTGGAGATCGCGGAAGCGGATCGGTTTCCCTGGCTCGTCGATCCCTATGCGATGGTAGAAACTCCAGAGGGGCAAACCTGGATTCTTGGCCTGGCAGGTATCGTGGGTATTGCGACGGCAGATCTCGATCGCGCCTTTCGCGATCCGCAAGCCCGACCGCGAGCGACAGTTCTGAGCTTCGATGACGGTCTGCCCAACCTGCGTAGTGTGCTGCGGCGGGCCGTGGCGCGCGGCGGTGATGGCCGGCTGTGGTTTGCCACCCTCGGCGGCGTGGTCTGGGTGGATCCTGCGCGGCTCTACCCCAATGCCGCGCCTCCGCCGGTGCATATCGGCTCGCTCGTGGCGAACGGCATGCGCTACCGCGATCCGGTTCGGGCGGTGCTGCCGCAGGGGACGTCGAGCCTTGCGATCCATTATGCCGGCCTTAGCCTCACGATGCCACATCGGGTCCGTTTTCGCTATATGCTGGAGGGCGTCGACAAGGATTGGGTCGATGCAGGTACGCGCCGGGAGGCATTTTTCGCCAATCTTAGCCCCGGCACGTATCGCTTTCGCGTGATCGCCGCAAACAGCGACGGCGTGTGGAACCAGAACGGCGCGACGCTGGAATTCACCATCTTGCCGACCTTCCTCCAGACAATCTGGTTCAAGCTGCTCATTGCCCTGGCAGTGGCGGCGCTCGCAACGCTCGCCTATCGGTTCCGCATGCGTCAGGTCATGGCGCGCATGCAAAACCGATTTGATATCCGCATCGCCGAGCGCGAGCGGATCGCGCGTGAGCTGCATGACACGCTGCTCCAGGGTATTCAGGGGCTGATGCTGCGCTTCCAGGCCGCTGCCAACCGCGTTTCGGCCCCCGAGGTCCGGGAAACGCTCGACGATGCCCTGGAGCGCGCCGACGCGGTTCTGGTCGAAGGCCGGGCGCGCGTGCGCGATCTTCGAAGCACGTCGGAGTCGGGCGAGCTGGCGCAGCAGCTCCTTGATCTCGCCGGCAGGCTCATCGAAGGCGAACCGCTTCGCGCTGATCTTGCGGTCGAGGGTGAGCAGCGCCCGCTCCATCCTCTCGTACAGGAGGAGGCGCAGCGCATTGCCGAAGAGGCGATCCGCAACGTCGTCAGCCATGCCGGTGCGACAAAGCTCGACATCCTGCTCACATACGGGCGCAGCGCGTTCGTCCTGCGGGTTCGTGACGATGGGGTTGGAATTCCAGAGGCGATCCTATTCGCCGGAGCACGCACCGGCCATTTCGGGCTGGTCGGCATGACCGAGCGCGCGCGGCAGATCGGCGGCCAGCTTCACATTACCGGCAGCGATGGCGCTGGCACCGAAGTCGCTCTCGTTGTGCCTGCCCGCGCGGCCTATTCAGATCATCACTTGAACCTGTTGAAGTGGCCTCCGCTCGGTCGCCTCAGGGGACGCGCGCAATGA
- a CDS encoding ligand-binding sensor domain-containing protein → MADGAPPIIYALAQGRDGYLWIGSAAGLYRFDGITFEPIPLRVPNARGWRATSVLAAQDGSIWVGYNSGKLAIYRDGRLQLDRSFPPAESAVSWLAQTRDGAVWAVIQQRGNWLRRYADGKWQEIGPHWGLSTQQSSDVFAARDGALWAATEGKVLVLRPGSTHFEHAGSYTGQAAITDDASGRVWVTDSRGSRTISGSQRSITLFRGALETTGPIVTQFDRDGNFWAVTGKGMTRVRSPDQASLRARRPEVAELEHFDASDGLTADITTAVMEDREGNIWIGTTLGLDQFRNARIVREPQLAAIHRNGFGLLGASDGTIYVSASGKLFSVAPGGEPQRLAAPFESTLICEDADQGIWAFSHDHVLRIQRGVASRTQARAVLEALRSNHNLDGCAADGDGTLWVNGTEAGLFSYAEGQWRHYPPSGDQWAMTLTPGREGRPQGRQARADRP, encoded by the coding sequence GTGGCCGACGGCGCACCCCCGATCATCTATGCGCTTGCACAGGGGAGGGACGGCTATCTTTGGATCGGCAGCGCCGCCGGGCTCTACCGATTTGATGGCATCACCTTCGAGCCTATCCCGTTGCGTGTGCCCAATGCCCGGGGATGGCGGGCGACTTCGGTCCTGGCGGCGCAGGATGGCTCGATCTGGGTCGGCTATAACAGCGGAAAGCTCGCGATATACCGCGACGGCCGTCTGCAGCTCGACCGATCCTTTCCCCCTGCCGAGTCTGCCGTCTCGTGGCTTGCTCAGACCAGGGACGGAGCGGTTTGGGCGGTCATTCAGCAACGGGGCAACTGGTTGCGGCGCTATGCCGACGGCAAATGGCAGGAGATCGGTCCACACTGGGGCCTTTCCACGCAGCAGTCCAGTGATGTGTTTGCGGCCCGGGACGGGGCTTTGTGGGCGGCGACCGAAGGCAAGGTTCTCGTGCTGCGCCCGGGTTCAACGCACTTTGAACACGCGGGAAGCTATACTGGCCAAGCTGCGATCACCGACGATGCCAGCGGTCGCGTTTGGGTCACGGACAGCCGGGGCAGCCGGACCATCTCCGGCTCGCAGCGGAGCATAACGCTCTTCAGGGGCGCTCTTGAAACCACCGGGCCCATTGTGACTCAATTCGATCGCGACGGTAATTTCTGGGCCGTGACCGGGAAGGGCATGACACGGGTACGATCGCCGGACCAAGCCAGCTTGCGTGCTCGCCGGCCGGAGGTGGCGGAACTCGAACATTTTGATGCAAGCGATGGACTTACGGCCGATATCACCACGGCAGTCATGGAAGATCGCGAAGGCAATATTTGGATAGGCACTACCCTGGGGCTCGACCAGTTCCGCAATGCCCGGATCGTCCGGGAGCCTCAGCTCGCGGCCATCCATAGAAACGGGTTCGGCCTGCTCGGCGCGTCGGACGGCACGATTTATGTCTCCGCGAGCGGGAAGCTTTTTAGCGTGGCCCCCGGCGGCGAGCCGCAGCGGCTTGCCGCACCCTTCGAGAGTACGCTGATCTGCGAGGATGCGGATCAAGGGATATGGGCATTTTCGCACGACCATGTGCTTCGCATTCAACGCGGCGTCGCAAGTCGCACACAGGCTCGCGCAGTGCTGGAGGCTCTCCGATCGAACCATAATCTTGATGGATGCGCGGCCGACGGCGACGGCACGCTATGGGTGAACGGTACCGAAGCGGGACTGTTTAGTTATGCCGAGGGGCAGTGGCGGCACTATCCACCCAGTGGCGACCAGTGGGCAATGACGCTGACCCCAGGGCGCGAAGGCAGGCCGCAGGGCAGGCAAGCTCGCGCAGATCGACCGTAA
- a CDS encoding helix-turn-helix transcriptional regulator, whose protein sequence is MRTQIDATGGELDVHRRGLAAWQLRRVTEHMRANLDRPVALAELAALVRLSRFHFCTAFRLATGQTPRNWLIDERIRRAATLLADPSLTITEIALEVGYDTPSAFTARFRQRMNMTPSEYRRMC, encoded by the coding sequence TTGCGTACTCAAATCGATGCAACGGGCGGAGAGCTTGATGTTCACAGGCGCGGGCTTGCGGCATGGCAGCTCCGGCGCGTCACCGAGCACATGCGCGCAAATCTCGACCGGCCCGTTGCGCTGGCCGAGCTTGCCGCGCTCGTCCGCCTCAGCCGCTTCCATTTCTGCACGGCATTCCGGCTCGCGACGGGGCAGACGCCGCGCAACTGGCTTATCGATGAGCGCATCCGGCGCGCGGCCACCCTGTTGGCCGATCCCTCGCTCACCATCACCGAGATCGCGCTCGAGGTGGGCTACGATACTCCCTCGGCGTTCACCGCTCGTTTCCGCCAGCGGATGAACATGACACCGTCGGAGTATCGGCGGATGTGCTAG
- a CDS encoding winged helix-turn-helix transcriptional regulator: MDVTGSEEHKCDELHEVIGRIGDRWTLRVTIALRAAPLRFNQIRRAVSGISQQMLTRTLKTLERDGMVTRTVYPTVPPQVEYALTPLGQSLVAEGLRLGAWAETHLGEIDLNRATYDHGKDNGAG, encoded by the coding sequence ATGGATGTGACCGGATCGGAGGAGCACAAGTGCGACGAGTTGCACGAGGTAATCGGGCGGATCGGTGATCGCTGGACGTTGCGCGTGACGATCGCGCTGCGCGCTGCGCCGCTTCGTTTCAACCAGATCCGTCGTGCCGTCTCCGGCATTTCGCAGCAGATGCTCACCCGCACGCTCAAGACGCTTGAGCGCGACGGCATGGTGACGCGCACTGTGTACCCAACCGTGCCGCCGCAGGTGGAATATGCCCTCACGCCCTTGGGGCAGTCTCTGGTTGCCGAAGGGCTGAGGCTCGGGGCCTGGGCTGAGACCCATCTCGGCGAGATCGACCTCAACCGCGCCACCTATGATCACGGCAAGGACAATGGCGCCGGCTAG